A genomic window from Silene latifolia isolate original U9 population chromosome 11, ASM4854445v1, whole genome shotgun sequence includes:
- the LOC141614424 gene encoding uncharacterized protein LOC141614424, producing the protein MQGALRTNDKLVKFGMDIGDTCFLCAQTTEGAEHLFFECIYIKQVICCINQSLKCHIPDRQVLDWCLLRNGTKVQIGVQAAMVWGAMYHIWQERNKCRLDGVLVRPRVCAEKVIEDVKARIRGRDFQHMIKEDINWLKHKNYM; encoded by the coding sequence GGAGCACTGAGAACTAATGATAAGCTAGTGAAGTTTGGAATGGATATTGGTGATACCTGTTTCCTATGTGCTCAAACTACTGAAGGGGCAGAACACTTATTCTTTGAGTGTATTTACATTAAGCAAGTCATTTGTTGCATCAACCAGAGCCTGAAATGCCATATACCTGACAGACAAGTTCTTGATTGGTGTCTACTAAGGAATGGGACTAAGGTGCAGATAGGAGTCCAAGCTGCTATGGTCTGGGGAGCTATGTACCACATTTGGCAGGAAAGAAACAAGTGCAGATTAGATGGGGTACTAGTTAGGCCAAGAGTATGTGCTGAGAAGGTCATAGAGGATGTGAAAGCTAGAATCAGGGGAAGAGATTTTCAGCATATGATTAAGGAAGATATAAATTGGCTTAAGCATAAGAATTATATGTAA